The DNA region TTCAGGGTTGAGCGTGATAATCAATCAAATTGAAttcaaaccaaattcaaattacaTTGCACAAACATGAATATCGTGTAGTTCTGAAAACTATCACAGGAGATCGAGGTGCAGTCTACAGGAGATCGACATGGTGTGGTCTACAGGAGATTTAGATAGCACAGTTCTGGAAACTGTCACAGTAGATTGACCTGGTGTAGTTCTGAAGGAGATACACATGGTGCATTTCTGAAAACTCTCAGGTGATCGACATGGGGTCGTTCTCCAGGGGATCGACATGGTGTCCTTCTCCAGGGGATCGACATGGGGTCGTTCTCCAGGGGATCGACATGGTGTCCTTCTCCAGGGGATCGACATGGGGTCGTTCTCCAGGGGATCGACATGGGGTCGTTCTCCAGGTGATTGACATGGGGTCGTTCTCCAGGTGATTGACATGGGGTCGTTCTCCAGGTGATTGACATGGGGTCGTTCTCCAGGGGATCGACATGGTGTCGTTCAAAAGGAGATCTGGATAGTGCAGTTCTGATAACTGTCACAGTAAATTGACCTGGTGTAGTTCTGCAGGAGATACACATGGTATAATTCTGAAAATGGTCACAGCAGATTGATATGGTGTAGTtctggaaaatgtcacaggaaTTTGACATGGTGTAGTTCTACAGAAAATCAACATGCTGCAGTACTGCAGGAAATCAACATGGTGTAATTCTGGAAACTGTCACAGGAGATCGACATGGTGTAATTCTACAGGAGATCGACATGGTGTAATCTTTTGAAGATTGACATGCTGTCATTGGACAGGAGATTGACCTGCTGTCGTTCGACAGACCGACCGACATGGTGTAGTTCTGGAAACTGTCACAGTAGATTGACCTAGTGTAGTTCTGCAGGAGATACAGATGGTGAAAACGGTCACAGCAGATTCATATGATGTAGTTCTGAAAACTGTCACAGGAGATTGACATGGTGTAATTCTACAGGGAATCGACATGGTGTCGATCGACAGGAGATCAACATGGTGTAGTCTTTTGGAGATCGACATGGCATAAGTCTATAGGAATTCAACAGGGGAATGACATGTTGTGGTGCATCAGGAGATCGGCATTGTGTAGTCTATAGGAAGGCGACATGGTGTCGTTCGACAGGAGGTTGACATGGTGTCATTCGAGAGGAGATCAACGTGGTGTAGTTCTCCAGGTGATCGGCATGGTGTCGTTCGACGGGATCGGCATGGTGTCGTTCGACAGGGGATCAATATGGTGTCGTTCTACAGGATCGACATGGTGTAGTTCGACAGTTGGTTGACATGATGTAACTCGACAGGAGATCAACGTGTTACAGTTCGACAAGAGATTGACATGGTGCAGTTCTACAAATCAACAGTCACCGAGAATCTACATGGTGTAGTTCTGAAAACTGCCACAGGAGATTGACATGATGTAGTTCAGATCGACAGGCACAGGAAGTCGACATGGTGAGTTCCACAGGAGATCGATATGTGTAGTTCTGAAAACTGTCACAGGAAGTTGACACAGTTCAGTTCTACAAGAGATCAACATGGTGTAGATCCTGGTAACCTCTGCAGAAGATTGACGCAATTTTGTTCTGGACACTGCCACATGAGACCTCACGGTGTAGCTCTGTATACTGGCATGGGAGattttagaatcttagaaaccctacagcacagaaagaggacattcggcccatcaagtctgcaccgaccacaatcccacccaggccctacccccatatccctacatatttacccactaatccctctaacctacacatcccaggacactaagggcaattttagcacggccaatcaacctaacccgcacatctttggactgtgggaggaaaccggattacccggaggaaacccacgcagacacgaggagaatgtgcaaactccacacagacccaagccgggaatcgaactcaggtccctggagctgtgaagcagcagtgctaaccactgtgctaccgtgccgccctaaaaccTTTAGGGGCTCAttcgagatttgaacccgggaccactCGCATTTTAGTACTACGCCCAAAGCGCGAATCagacccctagaccaacgagccaccCGCTAACCAACGAGCCACCCAGGCGATTGACACAGTGTAGCTCTCTACAGGCACGGGAGAATGACACGAGGTTGTTCTGTATACAGGCATGGGAGAATGACATGGTGTAGATCTGTATACAGGCACAGGAGATCGACACGGTGTAGATCTGTACACTGTCATGGGAGATCGATACAACGTAGATCTGTATACACAGGAGAATGACGTGGTGTAGATCTGTATACTGGCACAGGAGAGTGATGCAATGTCGATATGTATACTGTCATGGGAGATTGACACAGTGTCGCTCTGTGCACTGGCATAGGGAATCGACATGGTGTAATTCTCAATACTGGCACGAGTGGGTAATCTCCGCAGATCAACGCTGTGTGGTTCTGGATATCGGCACACGAGTGCGACACAGTATTGTTCTGTATACTGGCATGGGAGATCAACATGGTGCAAAATCTGAGTTCATTCAGGATTACCTGTGGTTAGGGCACCCGGCCATGGCAGGGATCTTTGCACACTTTAGTCTTTGGCCATTATGGGGAGGGGATTCAGGGACTCACTCGATTGCCATGAAATAACCAGGTGATCTCAGAGCCTATTGTTTCTATATTGCAAAATAAAAACCCTGTATTGAACACAGATTTGCAGAAAGATAAAGAAATCAAAACCTTTAGGAGGGTCAACTCTCTGGTTTGTGTTTTAATAAATTGCTGAATTTTCTTGAGTTGTGTACATGTTGATCTTACAGGTTCTTCTCTGTTTCTTTGTAGACTGAGACACCGTAATGGCTGTGTTCTACAGCAGCGCTGTGCTGGAGTGTTGTTGCATGTTCTGCGAAGCAGGATTGTTGCATTGTGGCACAACCGCCTGGTAATCGGTGAGTTTGGCATGCTCTGAgatggtgggatgactgagtgtgCAGGTTGTGGGGCAGCAGGAAACTCGCAACGTTCCTTACTCAGTTTGACATCTGCCTTCGAACTGTCTCACACATTGCTCCCTCATTGTGTGGCATCGTCATGgcgtaaagaccaattgtagcaCCCCAACTGCCACCCTAGCAGAGCTCACTAGGTTCGCTGCAGGCCATGAATTAGAGCTGATCTACCTTGCACTGGGGAAGGCATTTACTCATTGGGTTGATGTCTGTATTGTCCTGGCCTGCACTGGGGAGTGCACTCAGAGTTGTTACAGCAAGGCTTCTGTCTGAATACTGCAGCAACTTTGAGCTGTGATTGTTATAGTAAAAGTAAATATAACCTTATAGTAAAATGGAATGTACCAGAGTGTTTCAAAGTGTGGTGGAAAGTGACATTGGGATGGATTCAGAAGAAAGTGGTTTTGGAAGTGGGGGTGTGAGTAATAAGAGATGTACTGAAGGTGTCAATGGTGGGGGAGCATGGGATTAGAGAGGACACATGAGGCGTTGAGGCCCAGTGGATGGCCATGGGTGGGAGATTGGAGAACAAAGGGAGCGAAAGATGAAGATTGCAGTATCGAAAGATGTAGAGTGCCAGAAAGGAGAATGGATAATTCAGCAGTTGGGCTGGGGGGGAATGGGCAATGTGCGACTGGGATCAAGTGCCTCGTGCATCGTTGAGGCAGTTTGGGTGGGGTGGCTGGTGAATATCAGTCGAGCTGAGCATGTTTTGAATGGGTAAGACAGTGACAGAAGACTTTGATTTATCAGCTCTGCTCCCCCCCTTGCCCAGCTCCTATATAAACTCAATCATCACTATGATCATAAGGAGACTGGGACCAGTGCCTCACTGTGCTCTTCAATGCGTTCTTGTCTCAGATTCTCTGGCTCCCTGGTTCAGTCTATCCTTCTGACACAGATCCCTTTGGTCTCCTCCCTTTGTTCCCCATCCCATCTTCAGCATTGTCTTCGGCCCCTGATCACTCAGTCAGACTTAGCCTGAACCCTGTTCCCTTGCTCAGAGTTACCCTTGGTCGGACTGGCCCCTGGTCGCACTGGCCCCTGGTCGCACTGGCCTATACACTTGTGAGCTCTGAAACCTGCTATGTAAGAGCTTGAAGATGCTGTTAACCACAGTACGGTGAGCAGTGTTTGTACATTGTGAGTAAACAGAGGTCTCCTTTGGTAACACTCTGCTTCTTCTACCCTGTAGGAGCACGTGAGCTGTACCAAGAACCATGGAGAAGGATGGCAGCATCCAGCTGGAGGTGCCGGATTTCAGCAGCTCCGTGCTGGCGCAGCTCAACCAGCTGAGGATGCAAGGTCGGCTCTGCGACATCGTGGTCGATGTCCAGGGGAAATCATTCCGGGCCCACAAAGCAGTGCTGGCTGCCAGTTCGCCCTACTTCCGCGACCACATGTCCCTGGGTGAGATGAGTGCCGTCTCCATCTCCGTCATCAAGAGTCCCGCGGTGTTCGAGCGCCTCTTGGCTTTCTGTTACACGGGCAAGCTGTGCCTGCAGGTGGCCGATATCATCAGCTACCTGACAGCTGCCAGCTTCCTCCAGATGCAATACATAATCGACAAATGCACTCAGATCCTCGACGGCATTCACTTCCGAATCGACGTCTCGGAAGTGGAGGCGGGGCTGAATCAGGATGGCCCAAAGCGTCCGGTCCAGTCCCGCATTGGCAATGTCGCCACCCCCAATATCCGTCGCAGTCGGGCACCCTCTGGGTTTGGCCGCAGGAGCCCACTGCCAGACGAGCTAGGGAGCAGTGGTGGCGATGAGAGGTTGGTGAGAATTGACCGTGTTGGCCAGTGGTATGTGGAGACGGGAGTCAGTGGCGATCGTAGCCCAGAGACCATCCGGCAGATCGGTGGCATGCGGATCAAGACAGAGACTCCGGACGAATGGATCATGTCGGAAAACCAGCCATCCGGGGAGGATGGCAGCAGCGCAGAGGAGGTGACAGCCATGGTCATTGACAGCGCTGGGCACAGCTCCCTGGTCCAGGAGGTCTATCCCACCACTGCCTCTGGTGGCAAGATCTCGAGACCCTCTAGCAGCTTCAGCGAGATAGACAGGTACAGTGAGCTTCGTCATATAGGTGGTGACAGGAGGGAGCTGGGATTGCACTCATAgacaggggattgggattgtgctgATAGATGGGGGTGAGGTTGGGATTGTGTTGATAGTCGCGGGGGGGTTGCTGGGATTGTGCTGTTGGACGGGGGGCTGGGATTATGCAGATAGACGGGAGGGTGGTGGGATTGTGCTGATAGGATGCAAGGTCGGCTATTTAccctgatttatataaacgatctggaagaaggtgtaactggggtgatcagcaagtttgcggacgacacaaaattggcaggacttgcagatagtgaggagcatagtcagaagctacagaaggatatagataggctggaaatttgggcaaagaaatggcagatggagttcaatcctgataaatgcgaagtgatgcattttggtagaaataatgttgggaggagctatacgataaatggcagaaccataaagggtgtagatacgcagagggacctgggtgtgcaagtccacagatccttgaaggtgacgtcaaaggtggtgaagaaggcatatggcatgcttgcctttataggacggggcatagagtataaaagttggggtctgatgttgcagatgtatagaacgttggttcggccgcatttggaatactgcgtccagttctggtcggcacactaccagaaggacgtggaggctttggagagagtgcagaggaggtttaccaggatgttgcctggtatggaggggcttagttatgaggagagattgggtaaactggggttgttctccctggaaagacggaggatgaggggagacttaatagaggtgtataaaattatgaaaggcatggatagggtgaacgatgggaagcttttccccaggtcggtggtaatgttcacgaggggtcgtaagttcaaggtgaagggggggaggtttaacacagatatcagaaggacatattttacacagagggtggtgggggcctggaatgcgctgccgggcaaggtggtggaggcggacacactgggaacgtttaagacttatctagatagccatatgaacagagtgggaatggagggatacaaaagaatggtctagtttggaccagggagcggcacgggcttggagggccgaagggcctgttcctgtgctgcattgttctttgttctttgatagatgGGGGGTTAGGATTGTGTTGATAGATGGGCTGGGATTGTGTTGataggggggaagtggggggtggcggttgggattGTGTTGACTGACGGGGGaggagcggggtgggggtgggaggagggagggaaagcTGGGATTGTGCtgaactggaatgcactgccagaaacagctggaaagtaGCATCTACATCTGGTaacttcatagaattcctacagtgcaaagggaggccattcggcccattaagcctgcacaaACAACTatcccactccaggccctatccccgcaaccccacatatttaccctgccaatccccctgacactaaggggcaatttatcatggccaatccacctaacccgcacatctttggactgtgggaggaaactggggcacccggaggaaacccacagacacggggagaacgtgcaaactccacacaggcagtgacccgagacgagaattgaatccaggtccctggcactgtgaggcaactgtgctaaccactgtgccaccttgctgtccCTTCTTTACAAACTTCAGTTATCCTATAAATCCAAGTAATAAGCTTTGGGTTAAGAGGAGTGAATCATATAAAGGAGTCAGGGTCTCTCCAATTTAACAAGGGTCTGCCAATCAACCCACGACTGATGTGAGTCAAGCACGACAGTTGCAACTTGCAGCCCTAAAGGTGCACAGGAATTCAAACCCATGCTCCATGACAGAATAATAGATGGCATAAGCTTATAAAACAGCACAACTCACTATAAGCAATGCCAAAGGACATCACTGTCAGAATTGGCTAattattgcagcaaaacattatgTCTGATTTTTCCGATCTAGTGAGAACACTTGCTCATTTAGGAACACACTTTCACTGGTGTAAATAACATGTATTAGTCTTTTGTCTCATTGTCCTGACCATGTATTCTATTCGCCAGTATTGGCATGGATTAAACTATCCATTATTACTGTATTTGCTTAATCAGATTTAGCCCATCTGGCAGTGTTGTTTGTACTGTCCCTGAGCGCCACAGAGCGAGGAGCGAGTCACCAGGCAAAAATGAGGAGCGAAAACAGCCCAACTCACAGGTAACTCCATCTGTGACAGTGAAATAATCGTATCTGTCTCGGTATAATTGACCACCTCCACCACAATAGCAAAGTTTTTATTTTACAgcttttatttttgatattccccctccatccacccccagTCTGAGGCTACATACCAAATGCCAGAAAGTGAGATGAGGTTgggtggcacagacacaatgggacaagtggcctctttctgtcctgtaaacattctatgattctctgtcatGTTTCGAATTCTTCATGTATGGAGCCCAGcatattttctgaaagaaatctcATCTATATTTGAATGGATCAGCACTAACCTCTTGCACCAAGGGAGGCTATTCCATAGACTGAATGCTTGCTCACTGAAATAATGTGGGTTTTTACAGAGGAGGTCCagtagtgtgtgtgagtctgggtTTTAACTCCACAGCGCCCTGGTTCCCCACTGGATAATTAGATGGATTACTGGGCTTGCCTTGTTGTCAAACGTGGAGTAcgcgggaggaggttacaggatcACGTGGGTCTGAACCCTCACTCCCACGGTGGGGATGACGTCTGATTCCCCAAGTGGGTCCAATCA from Mustelus asterias chromosome 8, sMusAst1.hap1.1, whole genome shotgun sequence includes:
- the zbtb37 gene encoding zinc finger and BTB domain-containing protein 37 yields the protein MEKDGSIQLEVPDFSSSVLAQLNQLRMQGRLCDIVVDVQGKSFRAHKAVLAASSPYFRDHMSLGEMSAVSISVIKSPAVFERLLAFCYTGKLCLQVADIISYLTAASFLQMQYIIDKCTQILDGIHFRIDVSEVEAGLNQDGPKRPVQSRIGNVATPNIRRSRAPSGFGRRSPLPDELGSSGGDERLVRIDRVGQWYVETGVSGDRSPETIRQIGGMRIKTETPDEWIMSENQPSGEDGSSAEEVTAMVIDSAGHSSLVQEVYPTTASGGKISRPSSSFSEIDRFSPSGSVVCTVPERHRARSESPGKNEERKQPNSQTDEAPLFGVSGYEEYLRDQEVAERWYRYNPRLTCLYCGKSFNQKGSLDRHMRLHMGITPFVCRICGKKYTRKDQLEYHIRKHTGNKPFHCHVCGKSFPFQAILNQHFKKNHPGCTLLEGLHSISPETTSKGQNGEESPPQDEAKAIGELIHASVSTTGPD